Genomic DNA from SAR324 cluster bacterium:
TGGTCGTTGTAAGAGATGTTCCAGCAACTATTTGTTCCTTATGTGGAAATGAATGGCTGTCAGATGACATTGCGGCTAGTTTGGAACTCATTGTCAGTGATGCTAAAACCAAAAGTCACCTTGTAGAGATTACTAATTTTCCTAGAGTCGCATGAGAGATAAACGGTCATTTGCGTCCGCATTTATAAACAGGTAAGAATGACAGAATTTGGAAATCCCTGGGCTTTGCTTTTGCTGTTACTGATACCCATGGTAATCGTGTTGCATTTGCGGTTCATGAAAACCGCCACACTCCGTTTTTCCAGCCTGCGTGGCCTGTCCAAAGGGAAACACTCGTGGAAGCAACGCTGGTTTCGATTGCCACTGGTGATCCGTGTTGTTGTGCTGGTTTTGCTGGTAATTGCCATGGCTCAACCACGGAATGGCCAGGAAAAGGTGCGGGATATCAGCCAGGGAATCGCGATCGAAATGGTGGTGGATCGTTCTGGAAGTATGCAGGCTGAGATGGATTATCAGGGACGCACCATGAATCGTCTGGAAACCGTCAAACAGGTGTTTGAGGAATTTGTGACCGGACAGGCCGGGGTGCTGGAAGGACGTCCCAATGACCTGATCGGATTGGTATCGTTTGCACGTTACGCCGACACACTCGGACCGCTGACCCTGGCGCATGGAGCGATTGCCCAACTGCTCCAGAATATCAAACTGGTAACACAACGCAATGAAGACGGCACAGCCATTGGCGATGCCATTGCGTTGGCCGCCGCCCGCTTGAAAACAGCGGAAGAAACTATCGCCAGACAACAGGACGCGGGAGACACTTCCTACCACATCAAAAGCAAAATCATCATTCTATTGACGGATGGACAAAGCAACGCTGGTAAATACGAACCCCTGGAAGCCGCGAAAATGGCAAAGGAATGGGGGATTAAAATTTACGCTATCGGCATTGGCGGCAATGAAGGCATGTTACGTCAACAGGGACTTCTGGGAAGTTTTCTGATGCAATCCGGGATTGGCGGAGTGGACAAACAAACCTTGCAAAGTCTGGCGGATACCACAGGGGGATTGTTCCGCATGGCTGAGGATGCCGAAGCGTTGATCAGCATTTACAGGGAAATTGATCAACTGGAACGTAGTGACATAGAATCCCTTCGTTATCTGGATTATCATGAATGGTTTCAGCCCTTTGCTTTGATGGCTCTGCTGTTGTTGATTGTCGAGATGTCACTGACCCATACTGTTTTTCGAAAAATTCCCTGAGGATTCGGCGTTATGGATTTCATACGATTTCAAACCATTGAATATCTCATGCTGTTGTGGGGCTTACCGCTGATCATCGCTCTGATCGTGTTTGCGGGCCGGCAACGACAACAGGCACTGGAAAAATTTGTGGATCCCAAATTGTTGCCTGTGCTCAGTCGCTCTGTAAGTCCCGGCGCACGACGCTGGAAAAACGTCCTGCTGGTATTCTGTCTGGCACTGGGCGTGATCGCCCTCGCACGACCAGCATGGAATCCTGTGCCCCAGACCATCAATCGACAGGGGCGCGATGTTGTCTTTTTGCTGGATGTTTCCAAAAGCATGCTGGCTGAAGATTTGGTACCCAACCGTTTGGAACGTTCCAAAATCGCGATTGGCGATGTGATTGAAAAACTCCAGGGCGACCGGGTGGCGTTAGTGGTATTTGCGGGAAACACCGTGGTCAAATGCCCGCTCACGCTGGATTACGGATTTTTTAAAATGGCATTGGAAGTGGTAGGTCCTGACAGTGTTTCACGAGGGGGCACCATGGTGGGCGATGCGTTGCGTACAGTTTTGACAGAAGTGTTCGATGATCAGGAAAAACAGTTCAAGGATGTGATTCTCATCACCGATGGCGAAGACCATGACAGTTTTGCGGTTGAAGCCGCAGGGAAGCTTGGTGAACGAGGCGTTCGGCTGATTACCATTGGGATTGGCGATGAAAACCAGGGTCAGCGGATCCCTCTCACCAACGAGCAGGGACAAAAAACATTTTTGACCTACAAAGGGGCTGAAGTCTGGTCCAAACTGAATGGGGCAATGCTCAGGGACATGGTCAACGCCACACCCGGCGGGCGATACCTGAATGTGGCCACCGGGAACATTGATCTCGGTGAAGTCTATCTGAATCTGATTGTGACCGCTGATAAAAAAGCACTGGAATCGCAGACCATCAAACGCTATGAAGAAAAATTTCATATTTTTCTGGGATTGATGTTTCTGTTGCTATGCGCTGAATTGCTCTGGAGTGAACGCAAACCTTCCCGCCAAAAAATCAGGTTTTTTGAAAAGTGGAGACACAAGGAATAATCATGAAAAATAGTGGAATCATTTTGTACAGGAGTTAAAACCATGAACTCAATAACAGAACAAATTCTTCATGATTTGAATGAATTGCTAATCCAATACCAGATTCGATCTTGAACTTATAAAACCTGTAATGTACTATATTCTGTACTTAATTCATTACTTCCAAAAGGCTTTATGGAAACGCTCAATATTTCGGATACCCGAACCAAACTCTCACAAATCGTGAACAACAAAATCACGGTGGAAATTACCAATGCAAAAGAGAGTTCCGTGATTATACCCAAAAAAAATTATAAAGAGATGGAAAAAAGGCTGGTTGAATTGGAAGCTCAGGCGGTACTAAACAGAAACGAATCTTCAACCTCTCTGGATGAAATTGAAAGAGAAGTGGCTCGTAGGATACATGCTCATTAGAAAACCTCCTGAAGTTAAAGACTCCCAAAAAGAAATTCTTTATCAATTGGCTGATGATAATCTTGAACTTTGTCTTCAAATCATCGGGACAATAAAACTAATTGATAAAAATCCTGGTCTGGGAGAGTTGGCCTTATCACCAAATCTGCGTTACTACACAGATGATGACCAGAAGTTCAGAATCACCTATGTTGTCTTTCCTGATTATATCCTTGTCACTGTTATCAAATTGCTGACTTAGAAATGACAAAAGAATAAGTATTAAAGTTTGCTCGTGCCCTACGTCTCGCGGGGCACGTTATCCCTCAGGCGAAGCTCTGCTTTGCACCCACCGGAGGTGGGTCATGGAACGGTTAATAATCATGAAAAAGAATGGAATCATTTTGTACAGGAGTTAAAACCATGAACTCGATAACAGAACAAATTCTTCATGATGTGAATGAATTGCCTGTAGATATGCAGTCTGAAACCCTTGATTTCATCAAGTTTCTAAAAATGAAATTGGAACGACAACAGGTCGTCGGCAATAAGTCGGAAATTGAAAAAAACCAGCGAAAACAAGCGATAGGAAAAATTTTGGAACGCATGGCCCAAAGAAACGCATTGGCTGAAATCAAGGACCCTGTGGCATGGCAGAAGAAACTCAGGGAAGATCGCTCACTCCCGGGGCGGGAGGACTGATGTTACTTGACAGTAATATTATTATTTATGCAATACAGCCTGAGTTCTCGAGATTGCGTCAATGGATTGCCAACAATGAACTGGCAATTTCGGAAATAAGTTTGCTGGAAGTACTCGGTTATCACAAATTAACTCAACAGGATAAACTGGATTTGACAGAGTTGTTTGATTGGAATCGTGTTTTGCCAGTGTCACGACGGGTGATTGATTTTGCCATAACATTACGTCAACAACGCAAAATGTCACTGGGTGATGCTCTGATTGCAGCAACCGCTATGATTCATGACCTGACATTGGTTACAAGAAATACCAAAGATTTTGAATGGATACAGAATTTGAAATTATTAAATCCGTTTGAACAGGAGTGAAACGTGATTAAAAAGAATATTCATATATCACTGGTTGCGCTGGGCTTATTTCTGCTGGGAAGCAACGTGCATGCGGAATCGGCGCGGTCCCTGATTTCACAAGGGAACCAGGCTTATCATCTCGGGCAGTATGACCAGGCGATTGAAGCGTATGACAAAGCTCTGGAGGCCGAACCGGATTCGCCCTATGCCCTGTATAACAAAGGCAACGCACTTTACAAAAAAGGCGAGTATGACAAGGCTGTGGACGTTTTTGAACAGGCGGCCCTGAAAAGTAAAAATTCTGAACTGGAAGCACACAGCCATTTCAATCTGGGCAATGCCGCCGTGAAGGAAAGCGAGAAGTTGGGACAAACCGACGGTTCCAAAAGTCTGGATCGACTCAAACAGGCCATAGACCATTATCAGCAGGCGCTTGCCATGAATCCTGAATTGAAAGACGCGGGATATAATCTGGAACTGAGCCGTCAACGGCTGAAATTTCTGCTGGATGAAATTCAGAAACAAAAAGAAGCCGCTCAAAAACAGCAGGAACATCAAAAGGAAGTGGCCAATCAACTGGAACAACTGGCAGGTCAGCAGGAACAACTCCAGCAAGACACCGCACAATCGTTCCAGGATCACAAAACTCCAGAAAACATGGATGATCTGAAAAACCGTCAGCAACAACTTCAGGATCAAACCGGAGAAGTGATGAACGACATCACCCAACAGCCAGTGCCCGGACAGGAAAAAATTCAGGAACAATTGCAACAGGCTCAGGAACATCAGGCGAACGCCTCTCAGCAAATGGAACAAGGCGATGCCCAAGCCACCCAACAGGCCCAGGAACAGGCGGCTGATTCCTTGAAAAACGCCTTGGCGGCCTTGAAAGAGCAACAACAACAGGATCAGAAAAATCAGCAGTCAGAGGACGGTGAACAACAAAACCAGCAACAAACCGCAGGTTCTCAGAATCAGCAGGGTGAGCAGGGACAAGAGGGTCAGCAACAGGCCGCACAGGCCGTCAATGAGGATGGACAACAACCCAATGCGGATCAACAGCAGAAACCGAAAGGCGTGATTGCGGGCATGTCGCCCGGGGATATTCTCAAGGAGGAACAACACAACCGGGAACAGCGGCAGATTCAACAGGCCTCACGATATTCAGAGGTGGATAAGGATTGGTAATGGTAAAAAGAAATTTTGTTTTTTTATTCGTGGTTTTAAGTCAGGCATTGCTGTGGGGAACCATAAGCCTTGCTCAAAGTCCAATTTCGGCCAGAATCGCCTTGGAAAGCCAGGAAGTCTATCTGGGTGCGTCTTTTGTCATGCAGATTCAGGTCGAAGGCGCGGAATCGCCTGACAAACCGGATTTATCCATGATTCAGGATTTTGCGGTTCTGGAGAAAGGAGGACAGCAGAACAGTCGTTCCTCAGTGACCATCATCAATGGACGGATGGTGCGGGATGACCATCATGGTTATATTTTTTCCTATGAACTGGTTCCTAAAAAACTGGGCGTGCTGATTCTCCCAGCCCTCAAGGTCACAGCCAATGGACAAACGGTTTGGACAGACGCGGTAAGAATCAAGGTCATCAAACCTGCCACGACCGATGAATTCAAGCTGTTCATGGAATTGTCGGATCATGTTGTGTATGTGGGACAACCGGTCACACTGACCATGAGTTGGTACATCTCAAAAAATGTCAATGAATTCAACTTTTTTGTGCCGGTTCTGGAACAACCTGAATTCAAGACCGCTGATCTTCCACTTCCGGCGGATCTGGCGAATAACAAGGCCTATCTTGAAATTCCGCTGGGATCCGACCGTGCTCTTGGCAAGAAAACCACCGAATCACTGAACGGCAAGGAATATCTGGTGGTGCGCTTCAAAAAAATTCTGTTTCCCAAACAGACTGGTGAAATCCACTTACCTCAAAGCACCGTGGCGTTCAATGCGGTGATGGGACTCCAAAATCAAACACGACGAAATCAATTTGACCGTTTTTTTAATGATGATTTTTTTGGAAACAGCCTGTTCAATCAACAACGGGAAGTGGTTAAAAAATTTGTGGTAGCCTCCAATGAATCTGTATTGAAGGTGAAACCACTACCTGTTGAGGGACGACCGGATGTATTTACCGATCTGGTCGGGCAATATTCCATGCAGGCGGAAGCCTCGGTGACGGAAGTCCAGACCGGTGATCCGATCACACTGACCTTGCGGGTTTCCGGTCCTGATTTTCTGGACAATGTGGAGTTGCCTCCGCTGAACCAGTTTCCACCACTCAGCCAGAATTTTAAAATCCCTGCGGAAATGTCACCTGGAAAAATTGAAGGCAAACACAAGGTTTTCACCCAGACCATTCGCCCCCTGAATGCCCGCGTGAAAGAAATTCCGGCAATTCCCCTGCCCTATTTTGATTCCGCAAAAGGTTCCTGGGAAACCGCCTGGACCCAACCCATTCCCCTGAAAGTTGCTGAAGCCAGAACCATCACCGCCAAAGACGCGGAAGGCGTGGCGCTGATGGTTCAACCTGAACAAAAAGTACTGGAAACACAAGACTCAGGAATTGCTTACAATTATGAAGATTTGTCTGTGCTGGAAAACCAGGCGTTTTATCCTTCTGTATGGCTCCGTTCACCGGTTTGGATGGGACTTCTGGCTGGAATGCCGTTGCTGTATGTTGCGTTGCTGGGATGGACTCGCTGGCGACTCAACAATGATTCGGGACAGGAAAAACGACAACTCCGTCAGGCTGGAAATGTGTTTTTCAAAA
This window encodes:
- a CDS encoding type II toxin-antitoxin system MqsA family antitoxin; translation: MNIHKNACPLCGGTKTDGKITFTVDLKETLVVVRDVPATICSLCGNEWLSDDIAASLELIVSDAKTKSHLVEITNFPRVA
- a CDS encoding VWA domain-containing protein; the protein is MTEFGNPWALLLLLLIPMVIVLHLRFMKTATLRFSSLRGLSKGKHSWKQRWFRLPLVIRVVVLVLLVIAMAQPRNGQEKVRDISQGIAIEMVVDRSGSMQAEMDYQGRTMNRLETVKQVFEEFVTGQAGVLEGRPNDLIGLVSFARYADTLGPLTLAHGAIAQLLQNIKLVTQRNEDGTAIGDAIALAAARLKTAEETIARQQDAGDTSYHIKSKIIILLTDGQSNAGKYEPLEAAKMAKEWGIKIYAIGIGGNEGMLRQQGLLGSFLMQSGIGGVDKQTLQSLADTTGGLFRMAEDAEALISIYREIDQLERSDIESLRYLDYHEWFQPFALMALLLLIVEMSLTHTVFRKIP
- a CDS encoding VWA domain-containing protein, with protein sequence MDFIRFQTIEYLMLLWGLPLIIALIVFAGRQRQQALEKFVDPKLLPVLSRSVSPGARRWKNVLLVFCLALGVIALARPAWNPVPQTINRQGRDVVFLLDVSKSMLAEDLVPNRLERSKIAIGDVIEKLQGDRVALVVFAGNTVVKCPLTLDYGFFKMALEVVGPDSVSRGGTMVGDALRTVLTEVFDDQEKQFKDVILITDGEDHDSFAVEAAGKLGERGVRLITIGIGDENQGQRIPLTNEQGQKTFLTYKGAEVWSKLNGAMLRDMVNATPGGRYLNVATGNIDLGEVYLNLIVTADKKALESQTIKRYEEKFHIFLGLMFLLLCAELLWSERKPSRQKIRFFEKWRHKE
- a CDS encoding type II toxin-antitoxin system VapC family toxin, whose protein sequence is MLLDSNIIIYAIQPEFSRLRQWIANNELAISEISLLEVLGYHKLTQQDKLDLTELFDWNRVLPVSRRVIDFAITLRQQRKMSLGDALIAATAMIHDLTLVTRNTKDFEWIQNLKLLNPFEQE
- a CDS encoding tetratricopeptide repeat protein, with translation MIKKNIHISLVALGLFLLGSNVHAESARSLISQGNQAYHLGQYDQAIEAYDKALEAEPDSPYALYNKGNALYKKGEYDKAVDVFEQAALKSKNSELEAHSHFNLGNAAVKESEKLGQTDGSKSLDRLKQAIDHYQQALAMNPELKDAGYNLELSRQRLKFLLDEIQKQKEAAQKQQEHQKEVANQLEQLAGQQEQLQQDTAQSFQDHKTPENMDDLKNRQQQLQDQTGEVMNDITQQPVPGQEKIQEQLQQAQEHQANASQQMEQGDAQATQQAQEQAADSLKNALAALKEQQQQDQKNQQSEDGEQQNQQQTAGSQNQQGEQGQEGQQQAAQAVNEDGQQPNADQQQKPKGVIAGMSPGDILKEEQHNREQRQIQQASRYSEVDKDW
- a CDS encoding BatD family protein, producing MVKRNFVFLFVVLSQALLWGTISLAQSPISARIALESQEVYLGASFVMQIQVEGAESPDKPDLSMIQDFAVLEKGGQQNSRSSVTIINGRMVRDDHHGYIFSYELVPKKLGVLILPALKVTANGQTVWTDAVRIKVIKPATTDEFKLFMELSDHVVYVGQPVTLTMSWYISKNVNEFNFFVPVLEQPEFKTADLPLPADLANNKAYLEIPLGSDRALGKKTTESLNGKEYLVVRFKKILFPKQTGEIHLPQSTVAFNAVMGLQNQTRRNQFDRFFNDDFFGNSLFNQQREVVKKFVVASNESVLKVKPLPVEGRPDVFTDLVGQYSMQAEASVTEVQTGDPITLTLRVSGPDFLDNVELPPLNQFPPLSQNFKIPAEMSPGKIEGKHKVFTQTIRPLNARVKEIPAIPLPYFDSAKGSWETAWTQPIPLKVAEARTITAKDAEGVALMVQPEQKVLETQDSGIAYNYEDLSVLENQAFYPSVWLRSPVWMGLLAGMPLLYVALLGWTRWRLNNDSGQEKRQLRQAGNVFFKTLKSLSPESAEFSRDLLNALRQYLGSKLKLKAQALTISDVTQPLQDRGISEDLLNQTRQMFEQCEALRYGGSLSASNATQLMDSAKNLVQELEKKGKWS